One genomic segment of Theobroma cacao cultivar B97-61/B2 chromosome 6, Criollo_cocoa_genome_V2, whole genome shotgun sequence includes these proteins:
- the LOC18596202 gene encoding putative pentatricopeptide repeat-containing protein At5g37570 yields the protein MSQHPFPTKGNTFSTISHYLQFSKTISQLKQTHSFFLKTLPKPLYQHFLTQFLTQLLRGPGDNLGYPRHVFDQIPNCKNEFLWTSLIRSHVFQGHFIQSILLYSRMQRKGISPSGFTFSSVLNACARVPAMFEGKQVHASVEKSGFLRNNVVQTALLDLYAKCGFLLDAQRLFNAMEEKDVVAWTAMICGYTKVGLMDEAWCLFDAMEERNVVSWTAMVAGYADYGDMGAAKEFYDRMVEKNSVAWLAMIAGYGKCGNVSEARRVFDETVKPDASCWAAMVACYAQNGYAKEAIEMYVLMRDQSVRITDVAIVGALSACTQFGDVKMAEALAKNIEEGCCDRTLFVSNALIHMHAKFGCMEQAWMEFSRMKERDVVSYSTMIAALSDHGQFQEALVLFSKMRKEGIKPNQVTFIGVLNACSHGGLVEEGCKLFELMTQILKIVPLSEHLTCVVDLLGRAGHLEKAYNLIIEYGDASDAGIWGALLGACRVYGNAELGEIAASHLFEIEPENVGNYVLLANIYASLNKWEDAERLRKVISEKEKRKSPGCSWVSN from the exons TGTACCAACATTTTTTAACTCAGTTCCTCACCCAGCTACTCCGGGGACCAGGTGACAACCTCGGCTACCCACGCCACGTGTTCGACCAAATACCCAACTGCAAAAACGAGTTCCTTTGGACTTCCCTTATACGCTCCCATGTTTTTCAGGGTCATTTTATCCAATCTATCCTATTATACTCTAGAATGCAGAGGAAAGGCATATCCCCGTCTGGGTTCACCTTCTCCTCTGTTCTCAATGCTTGTGCTCGCGTCCCGGCAATGTTCGAAGGCAAGCAAGTTCATGCAAGTGTCGAAAAATCAGGTTTCTTGAGGAACAATGTAGTGCAAACAGCATTGCTTGATCTGTACGCAAAGTGTGGATTCCTGTTAGACGCGCAAAGATTGTTCAATGCAATGGAAGAGAAAGATGTTGTTGCTTGGACAGCAATGATTTGTGGTTACACTAAGGTGGGATTGATGGATGAAGCGTGGTGCTTGTTTGATGCCATGGAGGAACGCAATGTGGTTTCTTGGACAGCTATGGTTGCTGGATATGCAGATTATGGTGACATGGGAGCAGCTAAGGAGTTTTATGACAGGATGGTGGAGAAGAATTCAGTTGCTTGGCTTGCTATGATCGCGGGCTATGGGAAATGCGGTAACGTGAGTGAGGCTAGAAGAGTGTTTGACGAGACAGTAAAGCCGGATGCTTCGTGTTGGGCAGCAATGGTGGCTTGCTATGCGCAGAATGGATATGCAAAGGAAGCTATTGAAATGTACGTGTTAATGAGAGATCAAAGTGTCAGAATAACTGACGTTGCAATAGTAGGTGCTCTTTCTGCTTGTACCCAATTTGGAGATGTTAAAATGGCGGAGGCATTGGCTAAGAATATTGAAGAAGGATGTTGCG ATAGGACGCTCTTTGTATCCAATGCGTTAATACACATGCATGCAAAATTTGGATGTATGGAGCAGGCCTGGATGGAATTCAGTAGAATGAAGGAGAGGGATGTAGTATCTTACAGCACCATGATCGCAGCCCTTTCTGACCATGGCCAGTTCCAGGAAGCTTTGGTTTTATTCTCAAAGATGCGAAAGGAAGGAATTAAACCAAACCAGGTTACATTCATAGGTGTCCTTAATGCCTGTAGTCATGGTGGATTGGTTGAGGAAGGATGCAAGCTCTTTGAGCTGATGACGCAAATTCTTAAAATAGTGCCATTGAGCGAGCACCTTACTTGCGTGGTTGACCTCCTTGGAAGAGCCGGGCACCTTGAGAAAGCATACAATCTTATCATTGAATATGGAGATGCCTCGGATGCTGGAATTTGGGGTGCTTTGCTTGGAGCTTGTAGGGTTTACGGTAATGctgagttgggtgagattgcAGCTAGTCATCTCTTTGAAATTGAACCTGAAAATGTTGGAAATTATGTGCTTTTGGCAAATATTTATGCTTCATTGAATAAATGGGAGGATGCAGAGAGACTACGGAAGGTGATTAgcgaaaaagaaaagaggaaatcTCCTGGTTGTAGCTGGGTATCCaattga
- the LOC18596199 gene encoding protein BIG GRAIN 1-like A: MDMWVKLPREDRCRNRRENPSFSSTLLDAIYRSIDESNGSKGEEELIFYRETTMRKKHSNNCSLKEEEMTSLQRACMIEKWMEKKASCDNKVAIRRKSMADSERNSRNDFDPVLLNSSSSSSDSSCGGGFSSSESDSFYNAKSRSSSSSSSHYTTHRPKPIRTSVSARPERYERPQHEVENSFHAATQKPKHEGGFVRTKSKALKIYSDLKKVKQPISPGGRLASFLNSLFTAGNAKKAKISSSGYEERKLKSEQTSSTCSSASSFSRSCLSKTPSSRGKLSSNGTKRSVRFCPVSVILDEDSRPCGHKSIHYENDQTSMIRKPSNKELEFRNLEENRRVVEAAKDLLKSYQKKKEEYDMRDVRNGNGDSSEDDDEEDAASYASSDLFELDNLSAIGIERYREELPVYETTHLDTNRAIANGLIV, encoded by the coding sequence ATGGATATGTGGGTTAAACTGCCAAGAGAAGATCGGTGTCGAAACAGGAGAGAAAACCCATCTTTCTCTTCTACTCTTCTTGATGCTATCTACCGTTCTATTGATGAATCCAACGGTAGTAAAGGAGAGGAAGAACTGATTTTCTACAGAGAAACTACCATGAGGAAGAAGCACAGCAATAATTGTTCattgaaagaagaagaaatgacGAGCCTTCAACGTGCTTGCATGATCGAGAAGTGGATGGAAAAGAAAGCCAGCTGTGATAACAAGGTTGCCATTAGACGAAAATCCATGGCGGATTCTGAAAGAAACTCTCGAAATGACTTTGATCCCGTGTTGTTGAACTCGAGCTCCAGCTCCTCTGATTCCAGCTGCGGTGGTGGGTTTTCATCCTCGGAATCAGATTCCTTTTATAATGCAAAATCAAGGTCATCATCTTCATCGTCAAGTCATTACACTACTCATAGGCCTAAGCCTATTCGGACGAGCGTCTCAGCTCGGCCCGAGAGATACGAAAGGCCtcaacatgaagttgaaaacagtttcCATGCTGCTACACAAAAGCCAAAGCATGAAGGAGGTTTTGTGAGAACAAAATCCAAGGCCTTGAAGATTTACAGTGACCTCAAGAAGGTTAAGCAGCCGATATCTCCAGGTGGTCGGCTTGCAAGTTTCCTTAACTCGCTTTTCACTGCAGGGAATGCCAAGAAGGCAAAGATTTCATCGTCAGGGTACGAGGAAAGGAAGTTAAAGTCCGAGCAAACATCATCAACATGTTCTTCAGCTTCCTCGTTTTCAAGGTCCTGTTTGAGCAAGACTCCATCTTCAAGAGGGAAGTTAAGCAGTAATGGGACAAAAAGGTCGGTCAGGTTTTGTCCTGTTAGCGTTATTCTTGATGAGGATTCCAGGCCATGTGGGCATAAAAGCATTCACTATGAAAATGATCAAACGTCAATGATTAGAAAACCAAGCAACAAAGAGCTTGAGTTCCGCAACTTGGAAGAAAACCGTCGAGTCGTGGAAGCTGCAAAGGATCTTTTAAAGAGTTAccagaaaaagaaggaagagtATGACATGAGAGATGTCCGCAATGGCAATGGAGATTCTAGTGAAGACGACGACGAAGAAGACGCAGCAAGTTATGCAAGTTCCGACCTCTTTGAATTGGATAATCTTTCAGCTATTGGTATTGAAAGGTACCGAGAAGAATTGCCTGTGTACGAAACAACCCATCTCGATACTAATCGGGCCATTGCTAATGGTTTGATTGTGTAA
- the LOC18596200 gene encoding RING-H2 finger protein ATL33: MPLIYFALVLILGTIAIAIIVFTFVMIGSCANPPWSSVPRSTNPVGERSSSALLNLSPYLASSFKYRKGMEKAQAAGGTETECVVCLLRFEDDDEVRQLHGCKHSFHAPCIDMWMYSHSNCPLCRTPVDRRAALDFVSDDNSSSIDVLTDISITP; the protein is encoded by the coding sequence ATGCCCCTCATCTACTTCGCCCTGGTTCTAATACTTGGAACCATAGCCATTGCAATTATAGTTTTCACTTTCGTCATGATCGGAAGCTGCGCCAATCCTCCCTGGTCATCTGTTCCAAGGTCCACCAACCCTGTTGGAGAGAGGAGTTCATCGGCTTTATTGAACCTGAGCCCTTATTTAGCTTCCTCGTTCAAGTACCGGAAAGGGATGGAAAAGGCACAAGCAGCTGGGGGAACGGAAACGGAATGCGTGGTGTGCCTGTTAAGATTTGAAGATGATGACGAGGTACGACAGCTTCATGGGTGTAAGCACTCTTTCCATGCTCCTTGTATTGATATGTGGATGTACTCTCATTCCAATTGCCCGCTTTGTCGCACCCCTGTTGATCGACGAGCTGCTCTTGATTTCGTATCAGATGACAACTCCTCGTCCATCGACGTCTTGACAGATATTAGTATCACTCCTTAA
- the LOC18596201 gene encoding putative F-box protein At3g17490, whose protein sequence is MDSVEIIKSQHCPYLPQDPMFEILTRVSLETLERCRLVSKEWNHVTYEPSFMKLYCKRNGILSGFFIQCLGLKLYTAFASQGNPFQDRSLSLDMLPVLAIVRAVSNQGLVYCESLRSRFHYVCKPTTGEWVKIPNPKTRFTTYRNAMVVLHSRPLHYKVVRLSEPKDASRGCTIICEIFDSEKGAWKRLENIKSSGFVLLSEAPPVFASGAFHWFTFSQQIFAFDINSEKWELIDLPENFTDETTFYLKKALVQYEGKLALLRYAMDVDKVEIWVMENYSRRTWKLAREIVNSAYEDTIVHLYRSDVAVVINYKDLVWYDLNNGTSTTTKGSHIFFSRNVYPFESDYEPMF, encoded by the exons ATGGATTCCGTGGAGATTATTAAAAGCCAGCACTGCCCATATTTGCCTCAAGATCCGATGTTTGAAATATTGACGAGGGTTTCACTTGAAACCCTGGAACGATGCAGGCTGGTGAGCAAAGAGTGGAACCATGTAACCTATGAGCCGAGTTTTATGAAGCTTTATTGCAAAAGGAATGGAATTCTTTCAGGGTTCTTCATCCAATGCCTTGGCTTGAAGTTATATACTGCCTTTGCTTCTCAGGGAAACCCCTTCCAAGACAGGTCACTGTCCTTAGATATGTTGCCCGTGCTGGCAATTGTTCGAGCCGTGTCAAATCAGGGTTTGGTCTACTGTGAGAGCCTCAGATCAAGATTTCACTATGTTTGCAAGCCAACTACGGGCGAATGGGTGAAAATACCAAACCCCAAAACAAGGTTTACTACTTACAGAAACGCAATGGTGGTTCTCCATTCTCGCCCCTTGCATTACAAGGTAGTTCGACTCTCAGAGCCCAAGGATGCTTCacg GGGTTGCACCATCATATGTGAGATTTTTGATTCGGAAAAAGGTGCTTGGAAGAGGTTAGAGAACATAAAATCATCTGGTTTTGTGCTGTTGAGTGAAGCACCTCCAGTTTTTGCTAGCGGAGCATTCCATTGGTTCACATTTAGCCAGCAGATATTTGCCTTCGACATTAACAGCGAAAAGTGGGAGCTGATTGACTTGCCAGAAAATTTCACTGACGAGACCACTTTTTATCTTAAAAAGGCGCTTGTCCAGTACGAAGGAAAACTAGCTCTTTTAAGGTATGCCATGGATGTGGACAAAGTGGAAATATGGGTGATGGAAAATTATTCGAGAAGAACTTGGAAGCTGGCGAGGGAGATTGTCAACAGTGCCTATGAGGATACCATCGTTCATCTTTATAGGAGTGATGTTGCGGTTGTGATCAACTATAAGGATTTGGTTTGGTATGACTTAAACAACGGAACTTCAACCACTACCAAGGGGAGccacattttcttttctcgCAATGTTTACCCATTCGAATCGGATTATGAACCCATGTTTTAG